In Halorientalis sp. LT38, a genomic segment contains:
- the artA gene encoding archaeosortase A, whose protein sequence is MQETVLGALAWVGQFSDPLAWLVIAAFGTGAVLDWYDWHRDAARTISVAAWVLFALFWFTQIHHFAFVQKSIVEGIGTLVAVPASLYVALLLHRGRDSLLVLSRAVAVMGAVFLPFEAILVLQELLIEAVTRQTEFLMGLLGYHPEVIPGSEVKAEYEAFRNTFVFYPEENYRITYTIIIACTGIGSMAIFVGLIAAVRAPLNRKLRALAVSIPVIYALNLVRNVFIGLSFGTMKMQLVPEATASLFAFDLAADPGLVSYYWADRIIAQSASVVALVAITWLVVRELPEVLIVIEDLLYMATGSEYDLRGALGVPVARADGE, encoded by the coding sequence ATGCAAGAGACGGTGCTGGGCGCGCTGGCGTGGGTCGGGCAGTTCTCCGACCCGCTCGCCTGGCTCGTGATCGCCGCCTTCGGCACCGGCGCGGTGCTGGACTGGTACGACTGGCACCGCGACGCGGCACGAACGATTTCGGTCGCCGCCTGGGTCCTCTTTGCGCTGTTCTGGTTCACGCAGATTCACCACTTCGCGTTCGTCCAGAAGAGCATCGTCGAGGGGATCGGGACCCTCGTCGCCGTCCCTGCCTCGCTGTACGTCGCCCTCCTTCTCCACCGCGGCCGGGACTCGCTGTTGGTCCTCTCGCGGGCCGTCGCGGTGATGGGTGCGGTATTCCTGCCGTTCGAGGCCATCCTCGTCCTTCAGGAACTGCTCATCGAAGCGGTCACTCGACAGACGGAGTTCCTGATGGGGCTGCTTGGCTACCACCCCGAGGTGATCCCGGGGAGTGAGGTCAAAGCGGAGTACGAGGCCTTCCGGAACACGTTCGTGTTCTACCCAGAGGAGAACTACCGGATAACCTATACGATCATCATCGCGTGTACGGGCATCGGGAGCATGGCCATCTTCGTGGGGCTGATCGCGGCGGTCCGCGCGCCGCTTAATCGCAAACTCCGCGCGCTGGCGGTGTCGATCCCGGTCATCTACGCCCTCAATCTCGTCCGGAACGTGTTCATCGGCCTCTCGTTCGGGACCATGAAGATGCAGCTGGTTCCCGAGGCGACGGCGAGCCTGTTCGCGTTCGACCTGGCGGCCGATCCGGGCCTGGTCTCCTACTACTGGGCCGATCGGATCATCGCCCAGAGCGCCTCGGTCGTGGCGCTGGTGGCGATCACCTGGCTGGTCGTTCGCGAACTCCCGGAAGTGCTGATCGTCATCGAGGACCTCCTCTATATGGCGACGGGCAGCGAGTACGACCTCCGGGGTGCACTGGGCGTGCCGGTCGCTCGAGCCGATGGCGAGTGA
- a CDS encoding VOC family protein yields MHATLDHTMLRVEDLDESLDWYQDHFDYEEYGRWEADTFTNVFLGPAEKHEDGALLELTYNHDDRTYDFGDAWGHIAVRCDDVYEAYEQLMDEGVEDYRDPDSCGGQYAFVTDPDGHEIEIVERDHGAKWSLDHTMLRVEDADEAIGWFTRKLEYDLFRREEFEDFALYFLKPEAAAPEEMSVELTYNYDGRTYDVGDAWGHVAVQADDLHEFWDQLLTRHAEDYRDPESCGDRYAFTKTPDGHEVEIVTS; encoded by the coding sequence ATGCACGCGACGCTCGACCACACCATGCTGCGCGTAGAGGACCTGGACGAGTCCCTGGACTGGTATCAGGATCACTTCGACTACGAGGAGTACGGCCGCTGGGAGGCCGACACGTTCACGAACGTCTTCCTCGGCCCGGCCGAGAAACACGAGGACGGTGCGCTGCTCGAACTCACCTACAACCACGACGACCGGACCTACGACTTCGGCGACGCGTGGGGCCACATCGCCGTCCGCTGCGACGACGTCTACGAGGCCTACGAGCAACTGATGGACGAGGGCGTCGAAGACTATCGCGACCCCGACTCCTGTGGTGGCCAGTACGCGTTCGTCACCGATCCGGACGGTCACGAGATCGAGATCGTCGAGCGCGACCACGGGGCCAAATGGAGCCTCGACCACACCATGCTCCGGGTCGAGGACGCAGACGAGGCCATCGGCTGGTTCACGCGGAAACTGGAGTACGACCTGTTCCGCCGGGAGGAGTTCGAGGACTTCGCGCTCTACTTCCTGAAGCCCGAAGCGGCCGCGCCCGAGGAGATGTCCGTCGAACTCACGTACAATTACGACGGGCGCACGTACGACGTGGGCGACGCGTGGGGGCACGTCGCGGTCCAGGCCGACGACCTGCACGAGTTCTGGGACCAGTTGCTGACCCGTCACGCCGAGGACTACCGCGACCCCGAGAGCTGTGGCGACCGCTACGCGTTCACGAAGACGCCGGACGGCCACGAAGTCGAGATAGTGACGAGCTGA
- a CDS encoding BGTF surface domain-containing protein, with protein MLVSDACKPTGRRPHIRGEFAPLGRRIAGFWACVVVSTLVFDHKAFITGHSCFDRTPTHGDSIEYGLAVSARRQCGPRLPRGKGAETARKAQTQTMTGTRDKIRSLFLATLMVLSVFGGTIAFSGATAAQSAGNWGFTQDTDPTEQKNNQYDETLTSSGGPYWQGQRLVIQAQNVGTSTLQIRESVSKDGGGERLPSGSLVREVNLNNNDAAIINTAGLEGSYVITTGSGNGDVINFENGAADGTPHSGYFANDGTVSLGSGNSVNDAVELASFEVTSQNLDASFQSAESAQEKIFLEVDSARGDSDLLVTADGLDDDEVVEIFNDEFNTSDDDNSVQAIYDASDSSVSAGDQSLANAGASSSYGDGVVFDGVDSQANISANFNDIDTGDYEFEFEVTDTGVSDSSSVTVSDEEDVDAEILNGGVATAAQGDFAVVPIQLEETDTARVNLGFNDVNFNASFQVEDGNDDGLVTVEINTRYAGLQNGLGQSTADDVLGAALTVSDNQDSVTIPSGSDWGMWSPSGGTDHINSPMDADQYDINVTHVDDINNEFDVGTVQIVEPSVDGITSWTMPSNVFSDVEEDETAELYEYIQNGELTESDSVAKRDVLVFQIQSTSMFGELKAAESASGVDYADALNQIASYNDSYDSANGKSFKFLVEQTSDTTRANTDPKQVDLAASAGNGVKVVPDERNSSLFVVMKENNLQLTRTLGSGSSNLEMAEGDAYEANWTVFDNTGLDSDNAGVTDTAEITEKSIDFDTDAGGVIRVAAAPGQVISGSTSVAPGTELNVRLRSTGDTPFLEDPEAIVQPDGTFNATVDLSDRAQNASFSANAQGFDSDFDTPGVIGQAPTADVDFEDQTVENGSVTVDATLSDGGFISLRTGSPDGEIVGASEYLGEGDNTATIDVDPLSEETELYAVAHQDTNDNEALDFEVGGSTDGPYTTSNGTVVSDSAMISPQDDTETTTEQQTTEEPTTEDTETDAPETDGGDDGDEETTAGDGAGFTAVIALVALLAAALIAVRRD; from the coding sequence GTGCTCGTGTCAGACGCCTGCAAGCCGACCGGCCGACGACCTCACATCCGAGGCGAATTCGCGCCTCTGGGCCGCCGAATCGCCGGTTTCTGGGCATGTGTCGTGGTGTCAACCCTCGTATTTGACCACAAAGCATTTATAACGGGCCACAGTTGTTTCGACCGTACCCCTACCCATGGTGACAGTATCGAGTACGGTTTGGCAGTCTCCGCGCGGCGGCAGTGCGGGCCGCGACTGCCTCGCGGGAAAGGTGCTGAAACCGCCCGAAAAGCACAAACACAAACTATGACAGGAACACGCGACAAGATCCGCAGTCTGTTCCTCGCGACCCTGATGGTACTCTCCGTCTTCGGAGGCACCATCGCGTTCTCGGGAGCAACGGCTGCACAATCCGCAGGTAACTGGGGATTCACCCAGGATACCGATCCGACTGAACAGAAGAACAATCAATATGACGAAACACTGACGTCCAGTGGCGGTCCGTACTGGCAGGGTCAGCGCCTTGTCATTCAGGCCCAGAACGTTGGAACTAGTACGCTTCAGATCCGAGAGAGCGTGAGCAAAGACGGCGGTGGCGAACGCCTCCCGTCCGGTTCGCTGGTCCGTGAAGTGAACCTGAACAATAACGATGCGGCCATCATCAACACGGCCGGCCTCGAAGGCTCCTACGTGATCACAACCGGAAGCGGCAATGGTGACGTGATCAACTTCGAGAATGGTGCTGCTGACGGTACGCCTCACTCGGGCTACTTCGCAAATGATGGCACTGTGAGCCTCGGATCCGGTAACAGTGTTAACGATGCCGTTGAGCTGGCCTCCTTCGAGGTCACGTCTCAGAACCTGGACGCCAGCTTCCAGTCCGCTGAGTCGGCTCAGGAAAAGATCTTCCTCGAGGTCGACTCCGCTCGCGGGGACTCCGACCTTCTCGTCACCGCTGACGGTCTCGACGACGACGAAGTTGTCGAGATCTTCAACGACGAGTTCAACACGAGTGACGACGACAACTCCGTGCAGGCGATCTACGACGCGAGTGACAGCAGTGTCTCAGCTGGGGACCAGTCACTCGCTAATGCAGGTGCGAGTTCCTCGTACGGTGACGGTGTCGTCTTCGACGGCGTTGACAGTCAGGCCAACATCTCGGCCAACTTCAACGACATCGATACGGGTGACTACGAGTTCGAGTTCGAGGTTACCGACACCGGTGTCTCGGACAGCTCGTCTGTCACCGTGAGCGACGAGGAGGACGTTGACGCCGAGATTCTCAACGGTGGCGTTGCGACGGCCGCGCAGGGTGACTTCGCTGTGGTTCCGATCCAGCTCGAGGAGACGGACACGGCCCGAGTCAACCTCGGCTTCAACGACGTCAACTTCAACGCGTCCTTCCAGGTCGAAGACGGTAACGACGATGGTCTCGTGACGGTCGAGATCAACACGCGTTACGCCGGTCTTCAGAATGGACTCGGACAGTCCACTGCTGACGACGTCCTCGGAGCGGCATTGACCGTCTCCGACAATCAGGACAGTGTGACTATCCCGTCCGGTTCGGATTGGGGCATGTGGTCGCCGAGTGGCGGAACCGATCACATCAACAGCCCGATGGACGCTGACCAGTACGACATCAACGTTACACACGTCGACGACATCAACAACGAGTTCGACGTCGGTACGGTCCAGATCGTCGAACCGTCGGTCGACGGCATCACCAGCTGGACGATGCCCAGCAACGTCTTCTCCGACGTGGAGGAAGACGAGACCGCGGAACTCTACGAGTACATCCAGAACGGTGAGCTGACCGAGTCCGACTCGGTCGCCAAGCGCGACGTGCTGGTCTTCCAGATCCAGTCGACCAGCATGTTCGGCGAGCTAAAGGCTGCTGAGAGTGCTTCTGGCGTCGACTACGCGGACGCACTCAACCAGATCGCCTCCTACAACGATAGCTACGATTCCGCGAACGGCAAGAGCTTCAAGTTCCTCGTCGAGCAGACCAGCGACACCACGCGAGCGAACACTGACCCCAAGCAGGTTGACCTCGCTGCCAGTGCCGGTAACGGTGTCAAGGTCGTTCCCGACGAGCGTAACTCCTCGCTGTTCGTCGTCATGAAGGAGAACAACCTGCAGCTTACCCGCACTCTTGGCTCCGGCAGTTCCAACCTCGAGATGGCTGAGGGTGACGCCTACGAGGCGAACTGGACGGTCTTCGACAACACCGGCCTTGACAGCGACAATGCGGGCGTCACTGACACGGCCGAGATCACCGAGAAGTCCATCGACTTCGACACGGACGCTGGCGGCGTCATCCGCGTCGCTGCCGCGCCCGGTCAGGTCATCTCGGGCTCCACGAGCGTCGCCCCCGGTACGGAGCTGAACGTCCGGCTCCGCTCCACGGGCGACACGCCGTTCCTCGAGGACCCCGAAGCTATCGTCCAGCCTGACGGCACGTTCAACGCCACGGTCGATCTCTCCGACCGCGCGCAGAACGCGTCCTTTAGCGCCAACGCGCAGGGCTTCGATAGCGACTTCGACACGCCCGGTGTCATCGGTCAGGCACCCACGGCTGACGTCGACTTCGAGGACCAGACCGTCGAGAACGGGTCCGTGACCGTCGACGCGACGCTCTCGGACGGCGGCTTCATCTCGCTCCGTACGGGTTCGCCCGACGGCGAGATCGTGGGCGCCTCCGAGTACCTCGGTGAGGGCGACAACACCGCCACCATCGACGTCGATCCGCTGTCCGAGGAGACCGAGCTGTACGCGGTCGCCCACCAGGACACGAACGACAACGAAGCCCTCGACTTCGAGGTCGGTGGCTCCACGGACGGCCCGTACACCACGAGTAACGGGACGGTCGTGAGCGACTCCGCGATGATCTCGCCGCAGGACGACACCGAGACCACCACGGAGCAGCAGACCACCGAAGAACCCACCACCGAAGACACGGAGACCGATGCTCCGGAGACCGACGGTGGCGACGACGGTGACGAGGAAACCACCGCGGGCGACGGTGCTGGCTTCACGGCCGTCATCGCGCTCGTCGCACTCCTCGCCGCGGCGCTGATCGCAGTCCGCCGCGACTAA
- a CDS encoding cupredoxin domain-containing protein — translation MSLERYDRRAVLRLGTATLATVGTAGCSNRQSSSIQTVTMPDDRTFEPETVPIESGETVRWTNESDVDHTVTASADEIPDEAAYFASGGFESERAARNRVTEGLIAPGENYEYTLDRPGTYGYYCIPHESSGMAGTVRVK, via the coding sequence ATGTCACTCGAACGCTACGACCGACGGGCGGTGTTGCGTCTCGGCACTGCCACCCTGGCGACTGTCGGCACCGCCGGCTGTTCGAACAGACAGTCGTCGTCGATCCAGACCGTCACGATGCCCGACGACCGCACGTTCGAACCGGAGACCGTGCCGATCGAATCGGGAGAGACGGTTCGGTGGACGAACGAGAGCGACGTCGATCACACTGTCACCGCATCTGCAGACGAGATTCCAGACGAGGCCGCCTACTTCGCGAGTGGTGGCTTCGAGTCAGAGCGCGCTGCGAGAAACCGGGTCACCGAGGGACTCATCGCACCGGGCGAGAACTACGAGTACACCCTCGACCGACCAGGAACCTACGGCTACTACTGTATCCCACACGAGAGTTCGGGGATGGCCGGGACAGTTCGAGTGAAGTGA
- a CDS encoding cation:proton antiporter — protein sequence MAVALYELGIALTALAIAGSVVFRYGLSVIPAYILVGVLVGPNFPSSVGDLSPVALGALGDVSLTLVSDSELVAGLAELGIVLLLFFLGLEFSISQLFGDSRRIAAIGVIDLLVNFGVGLAIGVAFGFSAVETLFVAGIVYISSSAVITKSIIDEGWVANAESGPILGTLVFEDIFIAVYLAVLSAVALGGGSLEEAALSVGTAFAFLGALLAAAWYGSGLVERLFATDSDELFFLRVLGVTTLIAGVALAMGVSEAVAAFFVGTAFSGTDHTERIEHVIAPARDLFAAVFFFSIGLTTDVTLLSEVALLLAVAVVATTASKLLSGTLSGRVYDLDPRRSLRVGLGMVPRGEFSLILATLAASAGASTGTLGEVVPAFAVGYVLIMSIVGTLLIQNASAIERVRERTVGG from the coding sequence ATGGCGGTCGCGCTCTACGAACTCGGCATCGCGCTCACCGCGCTCGCGATCGCCGGCTCCGTCGTCTTCCGCTACGGCCTGTCGGTCATCCCCGCGTACATCCTGGTCGGCGTCCTCGTCGGCCCCAACTTCCCCTCCTCGGTCGGCGACCTCTCGCCGGTCGCGCTGGGGGCGCTTGGAGACGTCTCGCTGACGCTCGTCTCCGATAGCGAACTCGTCGCCGGGCTGGCCGAACTCGGGATCGTCCTCCTGCTCTTCTTTCTGGGCCTGGAGTTCAGCATCTCACAGCTGTTCGGGGACAGCCGCCGCATCGCCGCCATCGGCGTGATCGACCTCCTCGTGAACTTCGGCGTCGGGCTGGCCATCGGCGTCGCCTTCGGCTTCTCGGCCGTCGAGACGCTGTTCGTCGCCGGGATCGTCTACATCTCCTCGAGCGCCGTCATCACCAAGTCGATCATCGACGAGGGGTGGGTCGCCAACGCCGAGAGCGGGCCGATCCTCGGGACGCTCGTCTTCGAGGACATCTTCATCGCCGTCTACCTCGCCGTCCTCTCGGCGGTGGCGCTGGGCGGCGGCTCTCTGGAGGAGGCGGCCCTGTCCGTCGGGACCGCCTTCGCCTTCCTCGGCGCGCTGCTCGCCGCGGCCTGGTACGGGAGCGGGCTGGTCGAGCGACTGTTCGCGACCGACTCGGACGAGTTGTTCTTCCTGCGCGTGCTCGGCGTGACGACGCTGATAGCCGGCGTGGCCCTGGCGATGGGCGTCAGCGAGGCCGTCGCGGCCTTCTTCGTCGGCACGGCCTTCAGCGGGACCGACCACACCGAACGCATCGAACACGTGATCGCGCCGGCCCGGGACCTCTTCGCCGCCGTGTTCTTCTTCTCCATCGGACTGACGACCGACGTGACGCTGCTCTCGGAGGTCGCGCTCCTGCTCGCCGTCGCGGTCGTCGCGACGACCGCGAGCAAACTCCTCAGCGGGACGCTCTCGGGACGGGTGTACGACCTCGACCCGCGACGCTCGCTGCGGGTCGGCCTGGGGATGGTCCCGCGCGGGGAGTTCTCGCTGATCCTCGCGACGCTGGCGGCGTCGGCCGGCGCGTCGACCGGAACGTTGGGGGAGGTCGTCCCGGCCTTCGCCGTCGGCTACGTGCTGATCATGAGCATCGTCGGGACGCTGCTGATCCAGAACGCGAGCGCGATCGAACGCGTCCGCGAGCGGACGGTCGGGGGGTGA
- a CDS encoding cation:proton antiporter regulatory subunit, with translation MTVYETDVPGVGKKFELEIGGGERIVVLIHHDGKREVYRRPDEDADSEKLFSVAGKQARQLGSIIEGAFFQPVETDEVQVPLGDAFIEWLDLAPDSELVGLTLSEADLRQETGVSVLAVQRESETFPNPGPDFSLAAGDVLVTLGTRGDQEALEEMLGEDGGSNA, from the coding sequence ATGACCGTCTACGAGACCGACGTGCCGGGCGTCGGCAAGAAGTTCGAACTCGAGATCGGCGGCGGCGAGCGCATCGTCGTTCTCATTCACCACGACGGCAAGCGGGAGGTCTACCGTCGCCCCGACGAGGACGCAGACAGCGAGAAGCTGTTCTCCGTCGCCGGTAAACAGGCCCGCCAGCTCGGGTCGATCATCGAGGGTGCGTTCTTCCAGCCCGTCGAGACCGACGAGGTGCAGGTCCCCCTGGGTGACGCCTTCATCGAGTGGCTGGACCTCGCGCCGGACTCGGAACTGGTGGGCCTGACGCTGTCGGAGGCCGACCTCCGTCAGGAGACGGGCGTCTCCGTGCTGGCCGTCCAGCGCGAGTCCGAGACCTTCCCCAACCCCGGCCCGGACTTCTCGCTCGCGGCCGGCGACGTGCTGGTCACGCTGGGGACTCGCGGGGACCAGGAAGCGCTCGAGGAGATGCTCGGCGAGGACGGCGGGTCGAACGCGTAG
- a CDS encoding TIGR04206 family protein, with protein sequence MNDESADTATPSDSPTRRLLAALAVALVPWTVLTIGSDVSLFFTFGILNVDPLGLTTITDFYFRYTAALPEYLTAWGLSVLVFAVGLASALVGLVWREDPRVTAAMFVFAGFGQLLFALGFLRRVGYTAIPIGTVLLWALVWRYYRRDLASIVQFPDGRE encoded by the coding sequence GTGAACGACGAATCGGCCGACACGGCAACCCCGTCGGACTCGCCCACCAGACGCCTCCTCGCGGCCCTCGCCGTCGCACTCGTGCCCTGGACCGTCCTCACGATCGGGTCGGACGTCTCGTTGTTTTTCACCTTCGGTATTCTCAACGTCGACCCGCTGGGACTGACGACGATCACCGACTTCTACTTCCGGTACACGGCCGCGTTGCCGGAGTACCTCACCGCCTGGGGCCTCTCCGTACTCGTCTTCGCGGTGGGACTGGCGAGCGCGCTGGTCGGCCTCGTCTGGCGGGAGGACCCCCGCGTAACGGCCGCGATGTTCGTCTTCGCCGGGTTCGGGCAGCTGCTGTTCGCGCTGGGCTTCCTCCGGCGGGTCGGCTACACCGCGATTCCGATCGGGACCGTCCTCCTGTGGGCGCTCGTCTGGCGGTACTACCGGCGCGATCTGGCGTCGATCGTCCAGTTCCCGGACGGGCGGGAGTAG
- the dph5 gene encoding diphthine synthase — protein MLTFVGLGLYDERSITVAGRDRLRAADRAFAEFYTSKLVGSTVADLEAHHDVTIEVRDREGVERDPDPILDAAEAGDAVFLTAGDPMISTTHVDLRLRARDRGIDTAVVHGTTAQTAASSLTGLQNYRFGKATTLPFERAHGGTGVPESVVETIDDNRERGLHTLVYLDIKAADEDYMTAATAAGLLAEEYEDLPAVAVCQAGSDSPTVAADELSALAERDFGPPLHLLVIPGDLHLLERDALVDLAGLPPELAED, from the coding sequence ATGCTCACGTTCGTCGGCCTCGGGCTGTACGACGAGCGCTCGATCACCGTCGCGGGCCGCGACCGGCTCCGCGCCGCCGACCGGGCGTTCGCCGAGTTCTACACCTCGAAACTCGTCGGCTCCACCGTCGCCGACCTGGAAGCACACCACGACGTCACGATCGAGGTCCGCGACCGCGAGGGCGTCGAACGGGACCCCGACCCGATCCTCGACGCCGCCGAGGCGGGCGACGCCGTCTTCCTGACCGCCGGCGACCCGATGATCTCGACGACCCACGTCGACCTCCGACTGCGTGCCCGCGACCGCGGGATCGACACCGCCGTCGTCCACGGCACGACCGCCCAGACCGCCGCGAGTTCGCTCACGGGCCTCCAGAACTACCGGTTCGGAAAGGCGACCACCCTCCCCTTCGAGCGCGCCCACGGCGGCACCGGCGTCCCCGAAAGCGTCGTCGAGACCATCGACGACAACCGCGAGCGCGGCCTTCACACGCTCGTCTACCTCGACATCAAGGCCGCCGACGAGGACTACATGACTGCCGCGACGGCCGCCGGCCTCCTCGCCGAGGAGTACGAAGATCTCCCGGCCGTCGCCGTCTGTCAGGCCGGCAGCGATAGCCCCACGGTCGCCGCAGACGAACTGTCGGCGCTCGCCGAGCGCGACTTCGGGCCGCCGCTGCACCTGCTCGTGATCCCCGGTGACCTGCACCTGTTGGAACGAGACGCGCTGGTCGATCTCGCCGGGCTGCCGCCCGAACTGGCCGAAGACTGA
- a CDS encoding class I SAM-dependent methyltransferase, with protein MSVPCVCVAREAGEAARQELAAAELVDDAHRIEHADGRLYIPVVDPDAVPEGYEVVDRDAPVRETQTMPADLVDFEPSYERIGEVAIIDEDDPDRARALADAIVDSALPVHTVLNRASKVKGDLRVRDWEVLASPDEAEAAPTEAVHREYGCEYAVDLAEVYFSPRLATERHRVAEQVSAGEHAFDMFAGVGPFVIPFAERGAEAVGVDLNARAIEYLRANAERNDVADRVTAIEGDVRDVAGEYENWADRIVMNLPHSAGEFLDTAVALAGDEAVLHYYDIQHEDDPFGPGERAIRAAAEPEYEVTVETRHTVRSYAPHELNVVLDVRLTRR; from the coding sequence ATGTCGGTGCCATGCGTGTGTGTCGCCCGCGAGGCCGGCGAGGCCGCCCGTCAGGAGCTCGCGGCCGCCGAGCTGGTGGACGACGCCCACCGGATCGAACACGCCGACGGGCGGCTCTACATCCCGGTCGTCGACCCCGATGCGGTTCCCGAGGGGTACGAGGTGGTCGACCGCGACGCACCCGTGCGCGAGACACAGACCATGCCCGCGGATCTCGTGGACTTCGAGCCCTCCTACGAGCGGATCGGTGAAGTCGCGATCATCGACGAGGACGATCCGGACCGGGCGCGCGCGCTTGCCGACGCCATCGTCGACTCGGCGCTGCCGGTCCACACCGTCTTGAACCGCGCCTCGAAGGTCAAGGGCGACCTCCGGGTGCGCGACTGGGAGGTGCTGGCGAGTCCGGACGAGGCCGAGGCCGCGCCCACCGAGGCCGTTCACCGCGAGTACGGCTGCGAGTACGCGGTGGATCTCGCCGAGGTGTACTTTTCGCCCAGACTGGCGACCGAGCGCCACCGCGTCGCCGAACAGGTCTCGGCCGGCGAGCACGCTTTCGACATGTTCGCGGGCGTCGGGCCGTTCGTGATCCCGTTCGCGGAGCGCGGTGCCGAGGCCGTCGGCGTCGACCTCAACGCGCGGGCGATCGAGTACCTCCGGGCGAACGCGGAGCGCAACGACGTCGCGGATCGGGTGACCGCGATCGAGGGAGACGTCCGCGACGTGGCCGGCGAGTACGAGAACTGGGCCGACCGGATCGTGATGAACCTGCCTCACAGCGCCGGCGAGTTCCTCGACACGGCGGTGGCGCTGGCCGGCGACGAGGCCGTGCTCCACTACTACGACATCCAGCACGAGGACGACCCGTTCGGGCCGGGCGAGCGCGCGATCCGGGCGGCGGCCGAACCCGAGTACGAGGTGACGGTCGAGACGCGACACACCGTCCGGTCGTACGCGCCCCACGAGTTGAACGTCGTGCTGGACGTGCGATTGACGCGGCGGTGA
- a CDS encoding OBG GTPase family GTP-binding protein, which produces MGLEEEIEEIEEEIAETPYNKSTEAHIGRLKSKLAQKKEEFEKRQSGSGGGGGYAVEKHGDATVALVGFPSVGKSTLLNAMTNADSEVGEYEFTTLDVNPGMLKFNGANIQMLDVPGLIEGAAEGRGDGQAVLSVVRTADLVVFLLDVFEIHEYARLREELYKNNVRVDTEPPRVTIRRKGKGGLSVNASVDLDLDEETIKQVLREHGFINADVTIGEQIDIDELIDGVMDNRVYLPSIVAVNKADLIDPDYLPTVEENLRDHDIDPDEAVFISAEEGKGLDALKEEIWDALGLVRVYMDKPGRGVDYEEPLILRSGDTVEDACEKLGGEFEERFRFARVSGSSAKHDEQQVGTDHELEDEDVLRIVTRK; this is translated from the coding sequence ATGGGCCTGGAGGAGGAGATCGAGGAGATCGAGGAAGAGATCGCCGAGACTCCCTACAACAAGTCGACGGAGGCCCACATCGGCCGGCTGAAGTCCAAACTCGCGCAGAAAAAGGAGGAATTCGAGAAACGACAGTCCGGCTCCGGCGGTGGCGGCGGCTACGCCGTCGAGAAACACGGCGACGCCACGGTCGCGCTCGTGGGCTTTCCCAGCGTCGGCAAGTCGACGCTCCTGAACGCGATGACCAACGCCGACAGCGAGGTCGGCGAGTACGAGTTCACGACCCTCGACGTCAACCCGGGCATGCTCAAGTTCAACGGCGCCAACATCCAGATGCTCGACGTTCCCGGACTGATCGAGGGCGCCGCGGAGGGCCGCGGTGACGGCCAGGCGGTCCTCTCCGTGGTCCGGACGGCCGACCTCGTCGTCTTCCTGCTGGACGTCTTCGAGATTCACGAGTACGCGCGCTTGCGCGAAGAACTGTACAAGAATAACGTCCGGGTCGACACCGAGCCGCCGCGCGTGACCATCCGCCGGAAGGGGAAAGGCGGGCTGTCGGTCAACGCCAGCGTCGACCTCGACCTGGACGAGGAGACGATCAAGCAGGTCCTCCGAGAGCACGGGTTCATCAACGCGGACGTGACCATCGGCGAGCAGATCGACATCGACGAACTCATCGACGGCGTGATGGACAACCGCGTCTACCTCCCCTCGATCGTCGCGGTCAACAAGGCCGACCTGATCGACCCGGACTACCTCCCGACCGTCGAGGAGAACCTGCGCGACCACGACATCGATCCCGACGAGGCCGTGTTCATCAGCGCCGAGGAGGGGAAGGGCCTGGACGCCCTGAAGGAGGAGATCTGGGACGCGCTCGGACTCGTCCGCGTCTACATGGACAAACCGGGCCGGGGCGTCGACTACGAGGAACCCCTGATCCTCCGCTCGGGCGACACCGTCGAGGACGCCTGCGAGAAACTGGGCGGGGAGTTCGAAGAGCGCTTTCGCTTCGCCCGCGTCTCCGGTTCGAGCGCCAAACACGACGAACAGCAGGTCGGCACCGACCACGAACTCGAAGACGAGGACGTCCTCCGGATCGTGACCCGGAAGTGA